The Vulpes vulpes isolate BD-2025 chromosome 1, VulVul3, whole genome shotgun sequence genome contains the following window.
ATGTTTTATGGTAGACTTGGAATGTTAATATTTACAGGAAGGAAAATTTTGTACTGTTTTACTAAAGCCTTTAACTGTGTGACTACAAAGCAAAATAACTTTGCATATTACTCTATTAGGTCTTTATCAGAGAGTAAAATTATGCTTTATTTGGAAAGGTTTGCCTAGATAGGAGAGTAATACCCTATTTCTCAGGGTAGAAAAATATAATAGCTGCCTTAATAGAGGGAAAACAGAGTTCCTACTTCATAATGAATAATGTgtgaatcataaaagaaaaatgggagatcACTGGAAATACttagtttttcaaagtttttggAACTTCTTCCTTAAATGCTTTAGGGATCCAGTAAAGGCCAGGAAAGACAAATAGTTGAAAATTTCTTGGACTTAATCCTTTCATTTCAATATTAATGGAATTAATGCTTCTTAAATTTGGgtatttatatgaaaaacatACCTTTTAAATGGCAGTATGGTATAAACTATAAGGATTTTATAAtgctgtttaaatatttttacattactTTGTTTTGAACTTTGGATTCAATTTTGCTTATTATGCGTAAGATTTTTGAACATCCTTGTTTAAAACGTAAAATTCCTCATAGtgggatacaaaattaatattaaatatttatgctcctttAGACATTGTTGAGACAGattatatgcatgtgtatactTTGGTTTATATGCTGCTGCATTGGTAGTGGTTAAAAGTATGACCCTACAGGCAATCTTTTCAAGCAGATAAAACTGTTGGGATGCTTTCCCAGGACAATGGGGTTGCCCTCCAGGCGTATCTCTTCAATGCGGTCCCGAATATAACGGGTGTCATTAGCCTTGCAGAATGTATCATCTGTGATTGAAGTTATGTTgttaaactgaaaaatagaagggaaaaattGTTCAGAAGTTTGAAATCAACCTTTTGTATGCTATGTAATAGGATCTTGCAGAATATTCTATctaaaaattgattttgaaaatattgtgtATCCTGTGTATCCTCGTAATAATAAAACTCTTTCAGCACGACCAGAGTCTCCCTCCAACCCCCGCCTTTTTACACCTATGGTATTACGTTGGAAGAACACATTACATATTACTCAGAGTAATATCCATGTGGCAGAAAATTCTAAGCATAAATAAGATTATACTAGCTAGAGAAACCATCCCATTCTAGAGTGTCAATTCAAAATGGGTACCATGTccttaaaaattcctttaaaaagtaaaaaggacaAATGTGAATTCTTCTGTTGATGAAAGACCAATTTtagcttaggttttttttttttttttaagattttatttatttattcatgagacacacacacacagaggcagagacagagacacaggcagagggagaagcaggctccatgcagggagcccgatgtgggactcgatcctgggactctaggatcacaccctgggcggaaggcagacgttaaaacccctgagccacccaggcctccccatgTGTCAGATTAACTGGGAGATGCTAAAGGCACACCTGACAACAGACTGTACTCTAACAATAGGCCTTATACCTAGGTTGCTGATCCTTTCTTGGTTCTCTGGACAGCCGGGGCTTTCAGGCAGGTGAATGAGCTGGACTCTAAATATAGTAATATTTCGATAGGCAAAATTTacatgtgaataaatgaatttcctAGTGAGTCCCAAGACTGACCAGTAGTAATTTAAATTAAAGTCAGATATTGTGAAAGGAGCAATCCTACCTGGAGATGAATTACACGGAGACTTTCTGGTAAATTAAGAGGCACAGATTCCAGGGCATTGTGGTCCAAGTAGAGGAAGGAGAGGTGGTTCAGTTTCTGTAAGGAAAAGGTACTTGGCTTGAGCATCACTGAGGTCAGTACATTACTTTCACAGGACTCCTGCTGTGTacacatgtacatgcatatacatgtgtgtacctgtgtacgtgaatatatatatgtgtgtatacaagtGTATATAGGTATTGATGTAACACCTATCAGTGCTGTTAATTGCTGGTTTGGTAGTTATTtggttttgaggatttttttgttttcagaagtaGTGTATTTTCGTCCTTTATGAAGGATGATAATGCCCTCCTGCATCCCCACATTTCTCTTGGCTCATCTGACCTAATTTCTAGCAAAATGAATACAGACATATCTTAGAGGTATTGTGGGTTCAGtcccagaccaccacaataaaacaaatattacaaTACAGTGAGTCCAGTGAATTTCTTGGTTTCCTGTTGTATATTAAGGGTACATTTACACTATACTGCAGTCTATGAAGTGTGCAGTAGTGTTAAGTCTAACAGTGTACATATCCTAGTTAAAGAATACAGCTAAaagctaaccatcatctgagctttcagtgagttgtaatTCCTAAtgacagatcaccataacaaatgtaataataataaaaaagcttAAATTATTGCAAGAATTAGCAAAATGTGCAGAGACacagtgagcaaatgctgttggaaaagtgGCGCCAGTGGACTTGCTGCATGCAGGGTTGGCACAGACTTTCAGTTTGTAACAACACAGTCTCTGTGAAGCACAGTAAAATGACGTACAATAAAATGATGTGTGCCCATGCTCCTAACTGATGTGCTTGTTAGTAAGATGTTTCCCAGAgcaatttattaaatactttagtGAGGTTTGACTTTTTCCCTGGAAAGGTCTATGTTGAATTACTCTTCATGATCAGCAAGCTCATTGCTGTGTATTGTTTTATGATTTCAAGATGAAATGCAAGTGTAAAATTCAGAATATTCAAAcccttcttttgtgaagtgttgATCCACTCCTTTTTGGTCTTTACTATTCCAGTTAGTCAATGGCTTACCAGTCAGAATCACATAGCTTCACATTAtatggatttgtttgtttgcttgtttttaatgtGAGTCCTGTTTTGAAAAGTCTCCTGATAATCCcttaacttttgaggaactcTGATGTGCCTTTAGAATAATGTTCCTTACAGCTGAAAAAGAACTCCTTAagtgtaaacaaacaaacaaaaaaacaaaaaaaaagaaaaatggagtatTTTACATCTTCTGACAGATTATTCATTTGTGGACAAATTGTACATTTGTGTGATTATCATTAACTTTATAATACTTGATAGAGTTTCTATTAGTTGTTATCACTAGAAGCCACAAACTTCCCTTTTGATGAGGTGTGCTGCCAATAGTAGCACAATCATCTTTTTATCTGGGGTTCCTCCCAGGACTTGGAGCGGGTTATCACCTGTGCAGGACTGGGCTGAAACAGTGATTTCTCCATAGGCTGTGCATTTGGACACAGCCTAGCTACCTTACCTTTTTCCTGTACCTGTATCTTGAgttattaaattaagaaatgtatttaatgTTAGTACATATAGGATTTTATACTAGTTGTGATTATTAGAATTCAAAAGAAAGCCTATAGAATTTTATGGGCTAATATTTTTcagtagaaaaagtaaaattcagtgtttatttttggAACAATAATTTTCTGGCATGTGTAAATTACTAATATGGTaaggaaaagaaacacaggaaaactCCCATTTTGAGGTTTTATAGCATTCTGGTGCCATGAGGGTACAAACCACATCTGTGTAAATGAGTATTTGCTGTGTGAACAGGTGAAAAAGCTGCAACACAATGTAGTCCCACGAAACAAGGTAAAGTTACGTACTTCAAGTGAGGTGCACAAAAACTAGATTGAATGAGCCCAATAATAGGACTATTTATTGTGGAAATAATGTcttcatttatgaaattaaaatagtttttaaatataaaaattttagaacagTATTTCTTTTATCATATCATCATTGGTTGTATAAAACTGATACTGTGGTCATAGTATAAAATACTTACTTTGAAAGTATTTGCTTTGATTCctctactcttgattttgttgTATTTTGCATTAAATAAAGTGAGCTTAGGAGGAAGAACTGGAAGTTTCAACAGTTGATTTTCAGCTAGTGTGAGTTCTTCTAACAGAGAAAGTTTTGAAAAAGTACCATCTTCTATATCTTCAATCAGATTTCCCGTAAAATCAAGTCGTCTTAAGTTAGCTTGAaggaaaaatacacagaaaatatacaaaaaatttgaAGTTAAAGTTTCATTTATGTGGACTGAAGAAAAGCATTGGTTTAACAGGTCATtcaaataccttttatttttagtatctaATAGAGTGTAATTAGTAGATCAGTAAACATTGTTGAACTCAAGGTGAGCATCTGCTCTGTGCCTGGTCCTGATGGCCTTTCTCACTTAAGTCCTGGAATCTCAGGGTTGGAAGGAAACTTAAAGTTCATAGTGTCCTTCCATCCTTCTGTGTTTGAATTCTCAGGATGCTGAGGCAGTTTGAAACAAATTCTGGTTGCAAATCATAGGAAGTAAGCATAATATTTGATTGAATAGAATCATGTAGGTATATTTTGGACTTTACACCAGCATGTTGCATTGTGAGTGTAGGTATGTTATCTTAATCTCTCTATACCTTACTGCTTAATAACAACAAATAGGAACATTCCCTAATTTGTTAAAGTGATGCAGACACAGACATTCAGTTTGTGTGTTTGACTTTTATATGTCTAGGATGGTAAGGAAATGGAGTCActtctcattcattatttgtGGTGGTCCCTGCAAACACTGAGTTAATGACTATGGACCATTGCTCCCTGGGAATATACAGGGTTgggttcctgtgagcctctggtcacaCATTTACATCAATCAATTGGTACAAAATTCTATGCATGTTTCTGTTGTAAAGCACTGTAGTTAGTATATATTAGTGATACGTTAACATTGAACTCATCATGGCCATGAGCACTGCAGCTCACGCTGGAATGAAGATGACCTCACACAGTGTGTTTGTGAGCAGCTTGAGCACTGCACTTGGGGACCACGTTAAATAGGAAAAAGCACAGCAGTTTGGAAGGTGTGATGCTCAGAAGACTGGACAGGACACTTTCCAGTGTAAGAGCTGATACAGGATGGCAGAGGTCACTTTGTTTGACACTGGCTGGGTAACCCAGGTGTGTTGCCACCATGCACATGTCTACATATAGAGACTTTGGGTCACAAATTTTACCAAGTAGGTGAGTTTGAAAGTGTACATCCACAACTAAAGAGGCAAAATTGTCCTTGGACCGGTTGGGAGCTACCAGTTACAGCATGAATGCTCTTAAGGTGGGTCTCCTAAATGTGCAGTGGGCCAGTGTGCGTTTCTGGGCGTGATTTTCTTCAGACGCACCTGACAACATAGCAGGCGAGAGGATCCTTTAGAAGTTGTGATCTAGGCCTGGGACTTGGCAATACAGAAGTGGGGCAATGTGGTGCACTCACGGCAGGGGCCCTAGAGGCCAGCATCCCAGAAAGGAGTTAAAAAATGCATTAGTTCCACATGGGAATTGTGTGAGGAATTTGGTGCTGGTTTGCAACCATGCCTGGGCCTCTCCTTAGACCTAAATTGAAATCTCTGGAGACTAGGGCCTGGTagcagtatttttgtttttagtacaCAGCCAGGTTTAAGAACCCTGAGTTAGAGTACAGAAAAGCAGACTCTATGCTTGTGGTGAAGGTAGCATTGTGAATCAGTCATTGGGATTAGAGAAGCACTCCAACTATGCTGGTGCTCCTGCTGGGCTGAGGCAAACGAGTCTCAAAGTCCTGAGGTTGAGAAGGCATAGTTGCCCAAATGTTAGATGGGTTGTCAACATAGACATTGAAGTCACCAATAAAGAAAGATGAGAGGGGACACTTGAATGGATAGGAGATGAACCAACAAACCAGTCGATTTTTGTGAAGTATGTCGATACTTAAATACTCCAGCTGTGACTACCCTAGATGTGATGGGCCACAAGTGcctaaaaatgtgtttatatgaGGTTAATACTAACATgagttaaaatgaattatttaaaattaacttaCGTATATCTGCAAAATCTCTCGCAgtcagctttttaattttgttgaatcGTGCATAAAGATAGGCTGATTCCTTTGGCAAGGGTGGTACAGCATCAATGTCAACTTCTTCACAGTATACAGAACCACTTAGGCAAACACACAACAGGCACGTGGGCATTTCTAAATTGggaaacaaaaccataaaaatacaaaCTGATATGCTTTTATCCAGTTTCTTCCACTGTGcatgattattttgaaaatcatctATTATCACATGTATCAGcagtccattcctttttattatagaGTAGTATTTCATGGTATTAATATAGTCCTTCCTTATGGGTTTTTGGTTTTCAGTTTCAGCCAGGTTTTCTGGCTATTTCCTGggaaagctgctgtgaacatttatgtaGAAGTCTGTGTGGATGcaatgcttttgtttctctaggGAGAATAGGCTAGATCAGagtggctgagcacctgcagAGGAAAGCCCCACACTGTGTTCCATACAGGTTGTGCGGTATCACAGTCCTTCGGCAGTGCCTAAGAATTCTAGGTTCTCCACGTCCTCCTTGGCATTTGGTTTGATCAGACTTTTTAATTTAGCCATTCCAGGGAGGTATGTTGTGGTATCTCatgttctaatttatattttcacaacGACTAATAAGTTGAGCaattttttataaacttatttgcCTTCCACATATTTTCATGGTAAagtgttcatatcttttgcctatttttatttatttttttaaaagatttttatttattcatcagagagagagagagaggcagagacacaggcagagggagaaggaggctccatgcaggagcctgatatgggacttgatcccgggtctccagaatcacgccgtgagctgcaggtggcactaaaccactgcgccaccagggctgccctcttttgcctatttttaaaatgattttttgtaTTGTTATTGAATTATGAGTATATATTGTAGGTATAAGTTGTCACATTTCTGTTTTGCAAATCTTTTCCTCCATGTGGcttgtcttattttcttatcaATGTCTTTTGACTGGGAAACATTCTTTTGCTTccacatttttacttaaattctagtaaGTTAatacatagtgtaatattggttgcaggaatagaattcagtgattcatcacttacatacaacacccagtgttcctcacaagtgccctccttaatgcccattccCTATCtagctcctccccccccccacttccctccatcaagcctcggtttgttctctagagttaagagtctcttacggtttgcttccctctctcttcctttttttttttttttacttcccatttgttcatctttttcctAAATTTCCCGTATGggtgaaattatatggcatttgtctttctctgactcatttcacttagcgtaataccctctaactccatccacatcattgcaaatagcaagatttcattctttctgatggctcagtaatgttccatcatatatatatatatatatatatatatatatatatatatatatatatatacacacacacacaccacatcctctgtcgatggacatttgggctctttccatagtttggcttttgttgatatgctgttataaacatcggggtgcatgtgccccttctaATGTGTATTtgaatgtgtatttttgtatcttttgagtaaatacccagtagtgcaattgctgggtcatagggtagctctatttttaacttcttgaggaacctccacactgttctccacagtggctacaccagtttccactcccagcaacagtgcaggagggttcccctttttcctcaTCCCTACAATCATCTGTTGTTTctggtcttgttaattttagttactctgccaggtgtgaggtgatttcttattgtggttttaatttgtattttcctcatgccaggtgatgttgagcatcttttcatgtgtctgttagccatttgtgtgtcttctttggataagtgtctattcatatcttctgcccatttcttaactatattatttgctttttgggtgttgagttggtaaattctttatagattttggatactaaccctttatcagattatGTCATTTGCGCATGACATCTCCCGTTCCCTATGCTGCctcttagttttattgtttccttctctatgtagaagctttttatgttGACCAAGTCCCAAtcgttcatttttgcttttgtttcctttgcctctggcAGCATGGctaataagaagttgctgtggccgaggtcaaagaggtttcttcctgtgttctctaggattttgatggtttcttgtctcacatttagatctttcatcttttttttttttttaagattttacttatttttagagggagagtgTTGTGTgtaaatggggggaggggcagagggagaaggggagagagaatcacaagcagactccacaccaagtgAGGAGCCCAAATGGGGCTCTATtacacaatcccaagatcaatcaccaccagagcagaaaccaagagtcagacgttcaacccactaagccacccaggcaccccaggtctttcatccattttgaatttatttttgtgtgtggtttaagCAAGTGgcctaatttcattcttttgcatgttactgtccagttttcccagcaccatttgttcaagagacttttttccattggatattttttcctgctctgTCAAAGATTGGTTGACCATATGGTTGTGGGtcgtccatttctgggttctgtattctgttctgttgatctatgtgtgtgCTTTTATGCcagtaacatactgttttgatgaccacagcttttttttttttttaagattttatttatttattcatagagacacagagagagagagagagagagagaggcagagacacaggcagagggagaagcaggctccttgcagagagcccgacgtgggactcgatccagggtctccaggatcacgccctgggctataggcggcactaaaccgctgtgcccctggggctgcccatgaCCACAGCTTTATAATATGACTTTGTAGTCTGAAGTTGtgaggcctccagctttgctttggtttttcggaattgttttggctatttgaggtcttttgtggttccatacaaattttaggattgtttcttctagctctgttggtattttgatagagattgcattaaatatatagatagcTTTGGggagtatagacattttaacgtTTGTTCTAGGAACAAACGTGATCAtgaaattttttcccattttgttgtGTCGTCTTCAGTTTCCtgcataagtgttctatagttttcagagtacagatcttttacctcttaggtttattcctgggtatcttactatttttggttcatttgtaaataggatcaattccttgatttcttttactgctgcttcattattggtgtagagaaatgcaacagatttctgtatgttggtttCATATCCTGcgactttgctgaatttgtgtcaattttagcaattttttggtggagtctttcaggttttctacatagagtatcatgttgccTGAAAATAgtgagtttgatttcttccttgctgatttggatgcctttatttctttttgttgtatgatTACTGTGATGAGGatttccagtactgtgttaaaatagtaatggtgagagtggacattctgtCATGTTCCTTACTGTAGGGGGAGGGCTCTGAATTCTTCCTCATGAGGATGATACTAGCTCTGAGTCTTTTGTATGTGGCTTTGATGATGTTGAGGCTTGTTCCttctgaacattttatattttaatgaagaacAGTTAATTCCTTTATAGTTGTACTTTTTGTGTTGTATTTAAGAGATCTTTGCAACACTacataattatcctttttttttaaagttatataggGTAAGCTCTTGATATTTAGGTTTGGggtccatttttagttaatttttatatatggtctcAGAAAGAGTcaaagctctttctttttcttttttttttctttttttttttaatttttatttatttatgatagtcacagagagagagagagagagagagagagagagaggcagagacacaggcagagggagaagcaggctccatgcactgggagcctgatgtgggattcgatcccgggtctccaggatcgcgccctgggccaaaggcaggcgccaaaccgctgcgccacccagggatcccagctctttctttttcaacCTAGAACTACCTGACTTTTCAGCaccatttttttgaaaagattatctttctcCCAGTATGTTGCATTGGCTTTAGTGTAAAAAACCAGTTGACCCTATTGTCTAAATATATTCCTGGAtgcttcttgtttattttttttattttttttaaagattttatttatttattcatgagaatacacagagaggagagagagagaggcagagacacaggcagagggagaagcaggctccatgcagggagcctgatgtgggactcaatcctgggtctccaggatcacgccctgagctgtaggcggtgctaaacccctgagccaccggggctgccccttcttgtttatttttatgctaatATACAATTTTGTGCTTCCTGTAGCATTTTAGGTACTGTAAATCCTCCAACTGTATTCTTCAATACTGTTATGCCTATTCTGAGTTCCTTGCATTTCCACATCAGTTTCAGTCagcttcttgatttcaaaaagCCTGCTAAAAATTTAATTGTTATTGAGTTAAATATGCAAATTGTGaaaaattggggcacctaggtggctcagtgattgaggacTATGATTGAgtgattgccttcagctcagatcatgatcccagggttctgggattgagtcccacatcaggctccccacagagagcctgcttctccctctgcctgtgtctctgcctctgtgtgtgtgtgtctctcatgaataaataaataaaatctttaggaaaaaaaaaagtcatttacctGTTGCTCCATGGGCTAAGATGGACGTTGTGTTAGTAGGCACAAAAGTGATGTGAatcttctccatctgcctcagAGCTCATGGGTAACCAGGTGCAGTGCCATCCAGCAGTAATGTTTTGCAAGGAATGATTTTTCCTGAGCAGTAAATCTCCACCATGGGCTTAAAATATTCCGTCacccatgttgtaaacagatgtgctgtcccCAGCTTTGTTGTTCCATGTAAAGCGCGTCGGTGGAGGAGATTTGGCATGATTGCCAAGGGCTGCTTTTCAGAAGGGTCAATGAGCATTGGCTTCCACTTAAAGTCACtggctgcattagcccctaacaaagtctacctgtcctttgaagctttgcaGCAGACATCGCCTTCTTTCTAGCtgtgaaagtcctagatggcatcttcccACAGACGACTGTTTCATCTGTATGGAAAATCTGTAGTTGAGTGTGAGCACCTCCGTGCACTCTCTTCGCTGGATCTTCGGGATCACTGGCTGCAGCTTTTCTGTCAGCACtcgctgcttcaccttgcacgtTTACATCATGGAGACAGCTTCTGTCCTTACCCCCGCCACCTTCTGCCAGCTTCCAGCTttccttctgcagcttcctcacagCTGCTCAGCCTGTGCACAACTGAAGAGTCAGGGCCTGGCTCTGGGTGAGGCTTTGGCAGAAGGGAATGTTGTTACTGGTTTGAGCTTCCATCCAGACCAGACTCTCCATGTCATCAGTGAGGCTGTTTCACTTTCTCATCATTCAGGGGAGTTCAAGGGAGTAGCCCTTGGAATGTCCTTCAAGAACATTTCCTTTGCCTTCAGACCTGGGCTCCTCGTTTGGCACAAGAGGC
Protein-coding sequences here:
- the OGN gene encoding mimecan; amino-acid sequence: MKTLQSTLFLLLFIPLTEPAPPTLQDSRMTYDYGTDNFEETLFSQDFEDKYLDGKNIKEKETILPKEKSLQLQKDERVMLPPLKKENDEMPTCLLCVCLSGSVYCEEVDIDAVPPLPKESAYLYARFNKIKKLTARDFADIPNLRRLDFTGNLIEDIEDGTFSKLSLLEELTLAENQLLKLPVLPPKLTLFNAKYNKIKSRGIKANTFKKLNHLSFLYLDHNALESVPLNLPESLRVIHLQFNNITSITDDTFCKANDTRYIRDRIEEIRLEGNPIVLGKHPNSFICLKRLPVGSYF